The Hyla sarda isolate aHylSar1 chromosome 3, aHylSar1.hap1, whole genome shotgun sequence genome contains the following window.
TTGTCCACGGAAGGGAGCGACACGGACGGAGGAGGACCAGACGGGGGAAACGGAATAATAAAAAGAGGGGGCCCGAGAGTAGGGGGCCCACCCCCCAACCTCCGCAGGAGGAAACACAAGTGATCGGTCCAACAATCTCCTCGCCAGTATTTGAGCCCAATACTGGTGAGGCCAGAGGGATGGAGGTCTCCAACAAGGAACTACAGATAGTTAACCTTTCCAATCATGTGTTAACGGATGCAGAAATATCGGTATTAAAACGCGGGCTCTCCTTTTCCCCTATGTACAGGATCAACCACTTTGAATTGACCAAAGATCTATATCTTTTTTGTAGgaaactaaccctcaaaatgatacATTCTCAACCATCAGCACTTAATGACTTGGAGACAGATGACCAGGATGTCCTGCGGAATCTCATGGAACTACTGAATGAAAATGAGGTAAGGAATCAAGATGACCGTTGTCCTTGCTATGTACCCTCAAAGACTGCACCACCATTGTCCCTATTCCCAGCTATTCAAGTCTTCTTCAATACTGTAAGAGAACATATTCAGGGACTACCAAAAAATTCTCTTATAGGCCAAAACCTCTCTGGGGAAGAACGATTGGCATTGAACAACCTACAGAAAAACGATAAATTCTTGATAAAAGAAGCGGACAAGGGAGGAAATGTTGTGTTGTGGCCGGTTGAACAGTACATGAAGGAAGCACAGCGTCAGTTGGATAATAAACAATACTACCAGAAGTTACCTATGGACCCTACTGAGGTCTTCAAGCGGAAATTATCGCACCTGCTCGACACAGCAAGGGAAGCAGGAACCATATCCAAGAGAGAACATGATTTTATGCAGGTGAGAGAACCTTGTGTTGCTACcttttacatgcttcctaaggtACATAAGAGACTAGTGGACCCACCTGGACGCCCAATAGTTTCGGGCATAGGCAGTCTGTGTGAAAAGGCATGTGAGTTTGTTGATTACCATCTACAGCCCATGGTCAGGAACTTACCATCTTACATTCGGGACTCCAGCCATTTAATTGAGGCTATTCAGGGTATATCTTTACCGGATGAAGTTTATCTTGTTACCTGTGATGTGGAGTCCCTTTACTCTAATATTGCCCATGACCATGGGATTAGAGCGGTCTCACACTTCCTGGAGGAAAGGGGAGATGGAGAGAGAGCATTAGATTTAGATTTAtttgttttgcaacttctggattttgttcttcgccacaattattttgtttttgacagtcatttttatttacaggtgtcTGGTACCGCGATGGGTGCTCGCTGTGCCCCCTCTTTCGCCAACCTCTTTTTGggttggtgggagggggcgtgtgtgTACCCGTCGCGGTACTTTGATCGGGTTTTGCATTGGTTCAGATTCATAgatgatattttatttatttggcaGGGTTCGAGGGAGGAGTGTCTTGAGTTTATCTCCTCCCTCAACCACAATGACCTGAATATTTCTTTAACTTTCTCCATCTCCCCCAATACAGTTGAATTTTTGGACCTCCGGATTACGAAAAAGGATGACTGCCTGATGACGAAACTATACAGAAAGGAAACAGCTACGAACAGTTTGCTTCACTATGCATCTTTCCACCCAGAACATACACGACGAGGGATTCCAGTGGGGCAGTTTTTGAGGGTGAAGCGCAATTGCACGGAAAACCCAGATTTCAAGATGGAAGCCTCAAACTTGACTTCCAGATTCCGTGAACGAGGCTACCCGAAAAAGGTGATTTCCAAGGCATATCAGAGGGCCAATAGCTCTGACCGCCAGATGTTACTTAAAACCAACAGAAAAGACAAGAAAAGAAAGGATGAATCCCTGAGGTTTGTGACAACGTTCAATAACCAATGGTCAGGTTTGAGGAAAATTCTGCAGGACAACTGGAGCATACTACAGTCGGACAATAGGATTCGTGGGATTATTCCCAAGACACCTCTGGTGGTAGCGAAGAGAGCTCCTAATTTAAAAGATATACTCACAAAGAGTCATTTCCAGAGACCGACAAGAAGCCTGGGGAGAGGAAGAAAACTGAAGGGTTCCTTCCCATGTGGAAGTTGTAGTGTGTGTCAACATATGACACCCACGGAGAAGTTCGTCAATCGGACTAACGGACAAGACTTTCCCCTGAGAGATTACATCAACTGCAAGACCACCCAGGTAATATATGCATTGATCTGCCCATGCGGAAAGACCTATGTGGGTCAAACTGGCCAGCAGCTGCGGAAGAGGGTGCAAAAACACCTCTCGACCATAGCCCTGGCCAGACGTGACGCAACACTGTACAAACC
Protein-coding sequences here:
- the LOC130361634 gene encoding uncharacterized protein LOC130361634, whose amino-acid sequence is MEVSNKELQIVNLSNHVLTDAEISVLKRGLSFSPMYRINHFELTKDLYLFCRKLTLKMIHSQPSALNDLETDDQDVLRNLMELLNENEVRNQDDRCPCYVPSKTAPPLSLFPAIQVFFNTVREHIQGLPKNSLIGQNLSGEERLALNNLQKNDKFLIKEADKGGNVVLWPVEQYMKEAQRQLDNKQYYQKLPMDPTEVFKRKLSHLLDTAREAGTISKREHDFMQLNFWTSGLRKRMTA